The genomic interval ACAAATCTTTTCCTCGGAGTACAACGGAAAAACTGTTGAAATGTATACTAATTAGCGCCGCTGCCGACGGCGGTCACTTATTCGATtattgcgattttttttttattcgtaccTCGTACGATATTACACGATCGTACAAAAGTAATGGACGTGTGACTTTCTTCTCGCAGTCGATCGATCGCTTCGATATAATATCGAACATCTTTTTGTGATATGTTGCCATCACAGTTAAGTCTTACGTATCGTACATCCAACCGAGACcggaattaataatattaatctttgccggagtcatttctaaCCCAGATCAATACTTTACTAATACAGTTTTagtccgatataaggcgatggctcgggaccggccttcgtcgtatttcggatagaagaagaagaagaggcgattttcttatttcgaagtgAAAAGTGTTGTCCCATatcagaataaaattgtacatattgacggtcgctcacCCCACCACTACGGGTCACAAATGACCCCGGcgtagcatacggagggtttgACTTATCGCGTCAAAAGTACTAGAATTTCATATAGCTATTTCCCACAATTTTCCTGCTGCTATTTCCCTTCCCAatcttgtattatattgtacatattgatGGTCGCTCATCCCACCACTACGGGTCacaaatgaccccggcatagatTGCGGAGGGTTTAACCTATCGCGTCAAAAGTACTAGAATTTCGTATAGTTACTTCCCACAATTTTCCTGCTGTTACTTCCCTTCTCAatcttgtattatattgtacatattgacggttactcgagcttatccccaccattGCGGGTCTCGAATGACCCCGGCACAGCGTGCGGGGGGTTTGACCTATCGTGTCAAAAGTACTAGAATTTCGTATAGCCACTTCCCACAATTTTCCTACTGTTAATTTCCTTCCCAATCATGTATTATCTGTTCCAGCTCAGGTCAGTTGAATCGTACGCTTTCtctcgctctgtctctctcacgATCTATTTTGTCCATTACACGAGTGTAAACTTAAAGATAACTATCACTTTTGCACATGATTATACAATCCCGTTTCAAGATCTCGAGACACGTCGGTTCGCGAAGTTTCGCGGACAGCGCGTCCTGCTACTCGAGTCTTCGCCGATATCCTAGAATTGCgagtacagtgagttctcgatatatgtcatcagaTATATGTCACAGgccttgtcagcgtcgtgtatcgtccagaggacatacccgagccgtgttatgtttactctcctaggcgtccgagacctctcgagcttcgtagtggggataattccgcgacgtttatcgtcgaggccttgggcgacaaatatcgagagatCACTGTCCACGTTCGAGATAAGAAAGATAGAAAATCTCGTTCCAGAGGATCACAGACTCCCACGAACTGCGACAATGTACTCGACAACTTGCCTAAAGTTTCCACGCAAATTCAGACTATGTACACTCTTCGTTTCGAGCACGTCCGTCAACCGTGCGACACGCgtcaattataaaaattaaaaggcTCTTCTAGTATTCTATCCGACGACGAGTCAACGAGCAACGGATTTCGCAAGCGACATCGAATCGCTGGGTGTTCCACCGATTTTCGTCGTCACGAGTCGCGTTGAACTTTTCCATCGGAACTATCTCGAAGGGTCAAGGTCGCATCGAGAGGTGTCCGTGGTTCAAGCTGCCTTGTACATGTCGCATATGATCCTCTCGATCGGGATCACGCCGATCGTTCGTCTGAAGAACAGCTCTTCGATCGCGTTCGCGGACACCGAGCGCAACGacggcaacaacaacaacaatttgCCGAACCTCAGGGCTCCGAACGAAGCTCCGCTGAGCCTCTGGCCGAGGGCCAGTTGGGCCCCGTCCCTCAGTCTCGCGACAGCGGCCGCGTCCCTTAGTCTGCTTCCGGTGCTGGGCGACGTTGATCCGTTGCTGCTTCTGCTGCTGGGCAGTGGCTCGCTGTCCAAGCCGGCCTTGAACAGCACGATCGCACGGATGCACGCGAACTCGTGCTGGTCGAGATTCATCGCGTGGAAACCGGCCAGCGTCTCCCTGAACCGATTCACCTCGACGGCCAGGCCCAGGCCTTGAGGACCCGGCGGAAGTAGGGCAGTCGGGTCCAGCGTTGGCAGAATTTGCGCGGCGGCCAGCAAGAACAATTCCCTCCACGAAGACTCCAACAGCGTGAGCTGGTCTTCCATCGCCAGGTTCGTCCCAACCGCCAAATCTCGGGCCCAATGAACGTTCAGGAAGAGCAGCCTGGCGGCCTGCTCGCAGATCGACTCCGCGGTTATCGCTGGGATCAGCGGCACCGACGGCAAACCAGCAACGCTCACCGGAATCTGCGAGATTACCAAATGTTAGACTCTTTAGAAActcggtacagtgatttctctatatatgtcgccaaggtctcgacgataaacgtcgcgaaattatccccacaaCGGGGGTAACCCGAGCCTCGAGAGAACTAGATAAACATAAcaaggctcgggtatgtctcctgcacgatacatgaccggcgttgatgacatatatcgagaattcactgtactgggGAAATACAATAGCCGAATCGGATATTCAAGTGAAGAGAAATCTGGGATTTCCCCGTACCTTCGACATGGCGATGCTGTTGCAGTAGATGGGGTGCGGGAGGGGATGATGAGGGGCCGGTGCTGCGACGGTAACTCGCGGTTCGGACGGTGGTTTAGGCAAAGCCAGATCCAAGGCCGCCGCCGATGTGGGTACCATGTTGGTCATCATTTCGGGCTCTTTAAAGTACAAAGCCATCTGCCTGCGCAGAGTCGAATTTCGTGGGCCACGTTCGTGCTGCACAGCTGGAAGGAAGGTTCGAGGATCGTCTCGTTAAAAAATCGTTTTGGCGCCCCAACGTGCAATcgttgttttttcttttctttcagtAGAGCTGGAAACTTACCATCTTTGTTCATTCCAGCCTGAATGCACTTGGCCAAGCGACACGCTCGACATTGATTTCGATGCGTCTTGTCCACCATGCAGCCCCCCTCGGACTTCGCTTTGCAGACGTAATGACGATTTTTTCGTATCGATCTCTTGAAGAAGCCGGCACATCCGTCACACGCGAATATGCCGTAATGTTTCCCCGAGGAATGGTCCCGGCAAACCTTGCAGGGAATATCGTAAAGAATACGGCCTGAAACAGAGAAAAGACACCGGTTAAGTTCAATGAATTACGCGAGACGGATGATAAGTTCCGAATActgtgagttctcgatatatgtcaaccagACGGGTCCTGccggcgtcatgtatcgtccaggagatgttcccgagccgtgttatgcttGTCGAGATctctcgagctccgtggcccttcacggggtatactccgcggtagtggggataagtccgcgacatttatcatccaggcctaggcgacatatatagagaaatcgctgtatatcAAATTCAATGTTATTGAAGACTGAGACTCTCTGTAGtagtggtagtggggataagtccgcgacatttatcatccaggcctaggcgacatatatagagaaatcgctgtatatcAAATTCAATGTTATTGAAGACTGAGAATCTCTGTAGTAGTGGTGGTGGGGATAagtccgcgacatttatcatccagacctaggcgacatatacagagaaatcgctgtatatcAAATTCAATGTTATTGAAGACTGAGACTCTCTGTTGtagtggtagtggggatagttccgcgacatttatcatccaggcctaggcgacatatacagagaaatcgctgtatatcAAATTCAATGTTATTGAAGACTGAGACTCTCTGTAGtagtggtagtggggataagtccgcgacgtttatcatccatttcttggcgacatatatagagaaatcgctgtatttgcGTTCCAAAAATCGATACCCTGGAAAAGTTCAACGAGCAGAGTGACGTTGACAGTTCACTCTCGCGCGTCCGCCTCGATCTCCTTTTGTTCGAATAAAGACTCCGAGAAGAAATAGCTCGTCCGCGCGAATCGATCTCGGCCTGTGCGTCGGGCCATTGTTGCTGGTCGTGAAATCGCGAAGAAAACGTCGTTTAATCCGAAGAATGCCGGTATTTTGGATCGGAACCCGTTTACCAGCGAAAACACGGACCCGATGAATGGACCGGGGTCGATGAATGGATCGATTTGTCGCCAAGTTCGAAGGACCTCCTGGACGTACGCGCCTTCTGTATACCTGTTCGCGACGGTCTGCCGTGGCCAACGTGGGACACGGCAGGCAAGGGTGTGGTGCATCTATAATGGGGGTACACCAAACTCTCGTTGTCGCGGGCTCCGCCCACGCCATTGAACCCGCCGGGTCTCGTGAATGGGATTGAATGGACCGGATGTGGCTGCTGCATTCACCAGCCCTTAAGTGAGCAGCCCGAAACACGACACTTTGCGTCTCGTATCGCctgatctctctctcttgatCGGTTCTCCCTCGGCTCCCTTTATCTTACTTAACGTGTGGATCTTATTATGAGGGAAGATTAAACGTTTTCGAACTGGCCCCGGGTCGCTTGTTTCTTTTCACCCACGAACACGAccaaaaccaaaaaaaaaaaggaaaaaaggagaAGTTTATCCACGCGGATATCGGGAAACAGATTCTGGGAATATTTGCTCGGAAAGATAAGAACAGATTCTGTTTGGACGAGGAAGACGCGTTCGGTCTCTGCCGTCGGCTTCCGTTCCGCCCCGTCGGCTCCTCTATGTTTGCACCcaattgttttgtaaacatCTTTCCAGACACGTGGCGGACACTGACAGACTGTCGGACTTTTTCGAATTTACTCGAACCGATCGTTAGGCGCAAATAGAATATCGGATTCTACTCATCGGCAATCGGAAGTCGTACTTGAAGCGAGCGCAAACAACCTGTTGAGTGACCGCGACATTTAGGTTTTGTACCCAGTTTTGTAATTAGTATCTTCCAACAGCTCGAAATCGCAACGAAGATATGGGGAAAGCTTGTCTTTTTGTTGTATCACCGGCGAAAGCGTGAGCGAAATGCGAATCGCAGTGTATGCTTACTATTGCAACGGGTAAGAATAATAGGGTTGCGCCCTTGTACAGTCGGAAGACCCTTCCGCTGCGAGCATGAAGGGAAACTACAAGTTCAACTGCAAGTGCGGAGAATACATTGACaacaacgttttttttttcacggtaTTATCGAAATTACACGGTAACTTGGTTTGACGATGATAAAGATAAGATCAAATATTAAGAGCcaggactccgtagattcgcggtaaggtagagcgaccacgttaccgacaaaaataggcgaaaaatggtttcacgtgcaacacaacttttcgcccttatgtgagaatatttttcgttgggaaagggctcgttcgaaagacgAAGGCTCAATGCAGAGCGCAGTGGTCGTGATTTTTTAtaagattatgcagatatttggtaatataagcgttagaggtaggccaaaaattgacgatgtgcgtggCGCGGAATCCTTGGCCATTAAAATAACTgctatatttttcaaacttctTTTATTcattactttttaataaaaaacgAGCGACGGCTGAAACCTCCTGGGGGTTACTCAGAacggtgaccttgacaacatatgtcaaGGTCGAGGTCGAGCTGCCTCCCCCAAACGTAACAGAAGTATCTGTTTATCAAAATATCAGAGTGGCGTTGACTCTATTCAATAATCTGCTGACtttgaaaaagtcacgtgactacccttcaCATTTTAACAATTTTGCGGATCCTAACGGATTGTACCCTCCAATTTCCTCCGATAGGAAGCAAGAACTTCAAAGAAAGGTCACGcaatttccaatatattttctgtatgtatgtcgccagggcctggaggataaacgtcgcggaattattcccactcgagcttgagagacctcggacgcctaggagtgtaaacacaacagggttcgggtatgtgtcctggacgatacacgacgcttgcaagaccgtgtcgttgacatatatcgagaattcattgtacagTAAACGGCCAAGCCTGTCCAAGAGGAGCAGAGGAATTGAGAAACGACCGAGAATACAGTAAAGCCTTGATCGAAGCTCAATTCTCGGGTCcatgctgtgacatagatcgtgtagggttactattttcttgcgaccgcgccgaatgtagaaaaggtcAGCGTGTGTAAACACAGctcgagcttctgggccccCCGCGGGGTGTGTCCCCCCAGTGGGGGGGGGGATAGGCGCGCTAAGATCGCGTAGCTCCGTTCAGCTTAGGCGAAGGCTTTACCGCAGTAATGTGAACGAAGATCGCCGGGCAGGAAAAAGGCGTAAACGGAGGAACGCGGGTTCCAGCAGGCGAATCACGCGATGTCGTTTCCTGTGAGCCGACGTTCGCAGGTCGCATGAAATTTGCATTCGCGTGGCGTGGCTCGCGAGTCATCGTTTTCCTGCCGTTTTCCTTCCCGGCGCGTTGTCAATCATTCATAGAAGTTTTAGAGTGATCGAACTTGTCCCCTCGGccggaaagaaagaaagaaagaaaaaaaaaatacgaaacCGAGACGGAGAAAGTCAGAGGGAGGAATAGAAAATGAGAGGTGCGCGCAAGTGCACGCTTGCTTGCGATTAGTCACACGCATGTCGCGTGCTCGGACTTGAACTCGGTGGAGGGGCTGCGAAACGGACTTGCCTTCCTCCGGACTTTCCTTTCCCCGTTCGTTTCGCTACTTTCTCCCGGAGGAGTTCGTTGCTTCTTTTCGATCGAACCATTGAAATCGGCCGGTCTAACGTTAATTGGTCAACCTGTGTTTGAAACGAAGGGGACCTTGGGAATCGATTTCGTTGCGAGCCGCGTCGGAAAGATGATTGTAAAGAATAATGGAAACACCGTGGGCGCATTTTCGGTTGTTCTTTTGACATGTTCGAATTACAGGCTATCGATGCCTGCCACCCTAAAATTACGACGGTCGGCGGCAGAGGGGCTCGATTTCGGCGTGAATTCAACCGGATGTGATTCACTCTTACCGAAACGACAGTTGTATTCGGCGCATCTTTtcatgaaaatcttattagCCGTGCAATTTTGATGACACCGGCTCGCCACGGTAAACCGGAGGGAAAAGTTCGGACGCAATTACAGATGCGCCGGTAAGGGTGAAAAAGggtgacagagagagagaacgcgcgcgttCAGAAAGTTCAGCCATAACTTCCAGTCTCGAAAGTTCCCCCCCAATAGTCGAGCAACTTCTCGCGGTGCAATCATcgttttaatttattcaatcgCGAACCTAACCCCTTAAAGTCTCGTTTCGCGTTCCGCACAGTCGTCTCTAACCCACTTCTCGATACACGACTGCGCTGGCGACGGCAAAagacaaatgaaaaaaaaaagaagagaacgttaaacaatttttttgaccccccccccccctcgggtTAATTTTTTCGTGACGCTAATTCCGAGGGAGCGTACAAAGCAAGTTTATGTGGAGAAGGTAAGCAGTGTTTAAAGAGGTCCGGGGATAATCTTCTTTTGAAACTACCCGTGACAAAAATACCTGAAGAATCTAGGGATTAAAGGGACTCCGCTGTTGGCGACATAAAGGCGGACGTTTCCCCGCACCGTGCAATTTCGCGTTGCGAATATTATGGATAATTCTGTAATGACTGTTTTACAATTCTGTAATATCGTCGTTCGTATCGTCATCGTCCATCGGGTACCCACGCTGATCGTTAGCGGGTCATGGGAATTTCGCGGCATGTGTCGGAGACCAGAAGCTTTCCATCGTTGCACGCGTAACGCCGTGCGTGGGTATAGTATACGCGTACACTATAGCAGTACGCATATACTATACCTATGCATACGTGCGTTCATCCGTCATCTGTTTGCCCCATAGCGCGCCGCGCGTCGCGCATCGTGCATAGCGCGTTGCCGTTCCGGGGGTTCCGATCCGCCCTCCGGCGagatgcgcgcgcgcgcatgatTTTTCTCGATCTGCTTTTTTACCTTTCCACCACCCCTGTGCGTCGCGTTCTATTATTACCCAGCTCCCGATAATCGCACGCAAACTTTGCTTCGAATTAATTGAAAACAACCGGAGGCTTCTCTGTGTACCTTTACGAAACCTAACGTTCCCCGTTACACGTTATAAGTCAGGTCGagcaaatcgaaatttttaggcTCGTCAAATCATGCGAAGGATATAGGGCCCAAtcactgcgggggtaccaattaatTTGAAcgtattaattgtacttatttttaaagcgggatgaatagactgcgggtgtttgggcaattttcaaTTCTCAGTtggtgggggtaccaattaatTTAACTGtgttaattgtacttatttttaaagcggaatgaatagactgtggatgtttatggaattttcaattctcAGTTGCCGGGGGTGCCAATTAATttgccgatattaattatacttatttttaaagcggaatgaatagactgtggatgtttatgcaattttcaattctcAGGtggtgggggtaccaattactttgcctgtattaattatgcttatttttaaagcgtaaggAATAGAGTGTGGATgtgttatgcaattttcaattttagtagacaaatttttaagaaGAGGAATCGAATAAAATCACATTTTCAACGGGAACAGCCTTCGCAgatccaaaataaataaaaattgtacgaaattctaccgaattttatattctagcattttttaataatgatgaataatgaataaataataatgaatattaaaagagagatattatatattttctttaaaatcagttaataatttcaattttggaAGTCAGAGGTTACCTCAAGgtcatattaacactaaacctactacCGTCGTTCAAAATGAccttaatgaaattatacagacGCTTTCGtggaaaatgattaaataaatatattcagtAGAGTGTGCATTATAATACAAGCCGCACAAAATCTATATACATTCAatatcgtcatttttataaggcaacatgttACTTTCAAGGCtcgataggtttagtgttaatatgttTAAATTCGTTTTAATGTCaactagaatatacaaggaaataaaatgtacatttacAGTAAGcaaaatatcgatgaccttgaaaacaccGGAAGAAAAGAcctcgagaaaaaaaaacatttgttaTGTCATCCAAAAtaaaggagatatttaggtggaccaccctgtatatgttatatatctcttttttaatattctttatgctttcacactaagtttacggagcactaaaaataactattttacataactttataaaaataacatgcaTGTATATTTCACAAGTAAATTAACTTTGCAAGAGAATTTTACTTAAAATTACGGaaataaatttaaagaaatatatataccgagtgaaatcaatttgttaaataattcctccaTCTTCACAATCTTAATATTCGtaacttaaaaatattagaatccgtcatttcgacggattccgtaaacctagtgttaaaaataaatagaattaatatacgcacagtaattggcaccccacagtaattgggtcccctgCCCCAGCGAATTTCGCGGTACACGCGGACATGCCGAGGAAGTGTGTTGCGCGGAGCCGCGTTTAGGCGAATCAATGACGCGGAGTAATCAGTCCAGGTGTGTTCCGATACAATCCCCGGAATTATCGGAACCGGATGAGAATCGGGGGCGTTGATTTCTCGACGAACCGGCCGAAATTCGACCACCCGCGACAACCTGTTAGTCCGGGCATGGAGATTCATAGTTGCCGCGTTATGTTCCGGCCATCTGTTGTTATTTTCTCATGGACGAACGGCACGAGGGACGAACGGAATCGTTTAAATGCACTCCGGAGAGCCGTCTACCCCGTTTAAATGTCGCATATGCTATTTATTTCACACGAGATGAGACAACGCGATGAGGCGGCGCACCCTCTTCCCCCCACTTAATAATTAGCGGCGCGACCCCGTTCTCGACCTAATTGATACCGCGAACGTGAAGAACAACTGCGCcgtgtacattttttaaaagaaatcgcGTCCTCCGTGCAAATGCAAATCGAGAAGAATTTTCGTTGCGAGGGAAAAGCAACGGGGCTCTAATCCTCGGCACTTTTCCGGATTATCGTCGATCGTGCGAAGGTCTTCGCAGATGTCTTTACGCTAACCTGCGCGATAACCTGCGAGGCCCCGGGGACCGGTAAAAAAGTGGTAGAAGGGTTTTCGTGAATCGGTAGACCGTCGTCCAGGTACAGCGTCCAGGGTGGGTAATTATAACAGCCATCGACGGCGACACTAGGTTCCATGACCGGCGAACAAAGGGCTTTACAACTGCGGTTTCCGAGGCAACGAGTGTCGTAAACGCGGGTCCCGTTTTATTGTCGCCCGGCGAAAACGGCTACCGTTGTGCGCGAAGTCgaaaaacaaacattttcgGCCGTACCGACAGCAACGGAAAGAATACAGAGCTATTACGATAATCTCTTCGAATGACGCTACCTGAGACCCTCGAGGACCATAATGAACAGTAAAGTCAACTCCGCGTTGAACACGTTTTCCGTCGCGTCCGGCACTCTCGCCGTGAAAATGCTTTACCGAACGTTGTCGGAAACCAGGAAACTGTGTTACCGATCGCAATCGTAATCGCGACATCTTCGTTAGGATTTAGCGAAAACACGTGCGACGAGGTGTACGCGAG from Halictus rubicundus isolate RS-2024b chromosome 14, iyHalRubi1_principal, whole genome shotgun sequence carries:
- the Tll gene encoding nuclear receptor subfamily 2 group E member tailless: MQNPEPQLSHMPVPQPKMPASSSRILYDIPCKVCRDHSSGKHYGIFACDGCAGFFKRSIRKNRHYVCKAKSEGGCMVDKTHRNQCRACRLAKCIQAGMNKDAVQHERGPRNSTLRRQMALYFKEPEMMTNMVPTSAAALDLALPKPPSEPRVTVAAPAPHHPLPHPIYCNSIAMSKIPVSVAGLPSVPLIPAITAESICEQAARLLFLNVHWARDLAVGTNLAMEDQLTLLESSWRELFLLAAAQILPTLDPTALLPPGPQGLGLAVEVNRFRETLAGFHAMNLDQHEFACIRAIVLFKAGLDSEPLPSSRSSNGSTSPSTGSRLRDAAAVARLRDGAQLALGQRLSGASFGALRFGKLLLLLPSLRSVSANAIEELFFRRTIGVIPIERIICDMYKAA